CGTCGAGCGGCGGCCTACTGGAGAAATTGTCAGTCACTATTCGGTTCAAACATAACAATATTTCACTTGACGAACTGTAACCTAATCAAAACACTGGAGTATCGTACATCAATTCATGTAAGTAAATATCAATGTCATAGTTTGAGTATtatcataaaaacacaatattttaaAACGTATTTTCCTAACCAATAAGTAAACAACTATTTGAGATGTCGGCTGAAAGCAGTTTTCGAAAACTGACgttattttctttgtcttttttgtcatttttcaatggTTAAAATAAGACTTGACCAAGATTTTAATTGTAGtttaaatgtatgaatttattgATTTCTTTATGCTTCCAACTGCCCAAAGGAGCCAAAGAGACAGCAACACTCCTCTACAAGTTCACAGCGCCAAACCAGGTGGAGCTCCTGTCCACCTTTGTCCCCGAGTCTTTCAGGGGTCAAGGTGTGGCCGCTCTGCTGTCAAAGGTCAGACTACTCGCAGTGTGTTTGCCATGTCAGTGCAGGCATGGGTCAGCTTGTGTTGGCTCATGTAGACTCAACAAGGCTTGCGTTAGCTCAGGTAGGCTCGTGTAGGCTGATGTACACTCATGCTCTGGTTGTTTTCAGGCTGCCATTGACTTCCTGCTTGAGGAGAAGCTGAAGGCTCGAGTGTCCTGCTGGTACATAAAGAAATACATTGAGGCAAACCCTCGTCAGGATTACAAAGATGTTGTCATCAGCTGACACCATGCTCAGGTTTATCCTGGCTGAAGCCACCTCAGTCtacacacacattgtgcacatttgctgttcatcaacacacacacacacacacacacgcacagcacAGACAATATGCTGAATATTGCTGAATAATGACTGATGGATTTAATTTGCACAATCAAATCAAGGTGTTGTAAGGACATGTGTAATACAGAATATGAGCAGAGAAACATGTCAAGTGAGTTTTGTATTTGTTGCCTTTTTGCaatgcttctctttttctcacaaAAAAGTCTGTCAGTttaaaaagcaataaacttatGAATTGATGATAATCACATTCATGCTAAGCATGCTTATCTGCTTTTGGTAAACGCAAGTTGACGTCGTTAGTGGCCTCACATGAAGATGGAATATTTACACCTTTGCTCCAATGCTTGGTTCAAATGACAAATGCGTCTTGTTGGAGGACGAGGAttctttaaaggggacctattatgcttttacTCTTTTCTGACTTACAgtttttacaatgttgtattctcatgttaaacgatgccaatgcgtcagataatgaggtttgctcgtttggaagtgagccctgaaagcagttttggacggctctgcgcGCTGtttacaaagtttttttttaaacaccaagTTCCATTGATGTCAATGCAACCTGGAATTCCTTATATTGGTATGACTGATCTAGTGTAATGTATACTATGTGCTGGATAAAGATGTCCATGAGGCAGATGTTTTTgaatttagactttattttatTAGGGTAACATTACGAATCAAAAGAAGTACATTTAAAGTCACCGTGTGTGGAATTGTAGCATTTGTTACATGATTCCTGTCAGCTGACGTGAAGTCCCTTCCTGATTCGCTGTCGCCGCTGTGCGGCACAATGAAATCCCAGCCGGTGCAAACAATCATTGGCTCCTGATGTGGTTGGCGGCTGACGACGATGACTCAAGcggtacatttaaaataaaataaatacaaataaaataactgcgGTAAAATGCACACAACTTTCACAATTGCCACCCATTGTATTTTAAGCCACTATGTTGAGTAGGTTCTGTGGAAAAGTTACTTGCCATGAACTCCGTTGCGGAAATGTGCTTTCCCCCTGCCCCctcattttcttgtttgttaattaattattgcGTGACTAAGTGGCTAGTGTTGTCATTGGATTAAGTTTTTGTTGTGTTACCTTGATTTCGGCTGTAATGTTTTCGATAGTCTTTGTTATTGAATTTTGAGGATGAAACACATCCAAAAGTGGATCCACTGTCATGTTGTACCGCATCCATGGTTGTGTCCATTTTGCAAGTTAAGTtaatggggccgcacggtggtcgagtggttagcatgttggccaacacagagatcgggaagacctgcgttcgattctcctttgggcatttctgtgtggagtttgcatgttctccccgtgtgcgcgtgggttttctccgggtactccggcttcctcccacattccaaaacaacatgcatgttaggttaattggcgactctaaattgtccataggtatgaatgtgagtgtgaatggttgtttgtctatatgtgccctgccattggctggcgaccagtccagggtgtaccccgcctgtcgcccaaagtcagctgggataggctccagcatgcccccgcgaccctaatgaggagaagcggtatagaaaatggatggatggagttaatgtaatgtctcattaatgtaactttagtgatgcctagtgaccagagttctacagtacatatgacttgtctttcaatatttgactcataataggccatagACAACCAAAACCGACGAGaattaaatttttgaaaaaccgcaatggAGTGAGGGAGCGTTGTTTGTACTGCgatgcgagggatgactgttgcAGACTACAGTGGTTCACAGCAGATGTCCGCTTGATGGCCGCCATGGACGACTACTCCCCACTGTCTTTGTTCTGCTAAAAGACAAATGTTAGTCAGCGTGATGCTAACCTGCGTATTTCTAAAACATGCGTGTACATTGCAACCGTCGCACCTTGGCCATGTCGCGACTCCTGACTTTCATCTTGTTCACCTGGGACTCTGCGATGTCAGCTCGCTCCTCAGCCTCCTCCAGCTCATGCTGCACCTTCCTGAGTTTGGTCAGGTGGATGTTTGCTTGCTCCTCCTGTATCACATTGAGCCACTCAAGACCAGCGCCATGAAGATAAGAAGTTGGATGGCCAAAGGCGTTGCACTCACGGCTTCTTCAGCCTGCCGCTTGTACGCTTTGACCTTCAGCTGGAGTTTGTCCACCAGCTCCTGCAGCCTCATGGCGGTCTTCTTGTCCTCGTCTGACTGCACGGAGGAGCAACCACCTTTGTCAGTTTGCTGAGAAGAAAGAAATGGCGTATGTTGTTACCTGATAAGTGAGTTCCTTAATCTTGCGTTCCAGCTTGCGTGATCCTTTCACGGTGTCAGACCCGCGTCTTTGCTCTGCCTCCAGCTCGTTTTCCAGCTCCCTCACCTGCAAACAAGATGTATTCATGTaacacttttcctcttttcagCAGCTCAGGTCAGTCCCTAGTTCACCCTCGCTTCAAGTTTTTGGAGCTGCTTCTTTCCACCCTTCATGGCGAGGCTCTCTGCCTCATCCAGACGCTGCTGCATGTCCTTGACGGTGGTCTCCAGGTTCTTCTTCATTCTCTCCAGGTGAGCACTGGTGTCCTGCTCCTTTTTCAGCTCCTCCGCCATCATGGCGGCCTGCATGTTACAGTCACGCTTGTTACATCGCTGCCTTCAGAGGGAACGTTGAGGATGAACATACGTCAGTGATCGCTTTCTTGGCCTTCTCCTCTGCATTCTGGGCCGTTTGGACACTGTCTTCTACCTCCCCGTGAATCTGAGACAAGTCCGCCTCCAGCTTCTTACGACCGTTGAGCAAACTGGTATtctgcaaaataaatgaaattacaATTAGACACCAAGCAATCAagcatttcatcattttttgcCATTGGTCATTATTGGGCATTCATTATTCCTCATATTACTAATCTCCATTATTTATAGTTGCGTAATGTTGTGTTCTTCTAGCTAAACATCACATTGTGCTGAGAAACTGTAAGCAACAAGTTTTCTAGCCAGAAGAATGTTGTACGTTTTAAATCTTTGAGATTGCAAAAGTGTTTTTGGATGTTCAAACCTGCGAGTGAAGAAGCTGAACCCTTTCCCCGGCATCCAGCAGCTCCTGCTCGGCCAGCTTGCGACTCCTCTCTGTTTGCTCTAGGGCAGCTCTGATTTCCTCCATTTCTGCCTGGCAACCTGCTCCTTAATGTCCTCGTTGCTTCTCAGCACATCATCGAGCTGAATCTGGACCTCCTGAGTGGGATTACAAAGGGCTCATTGAGAGTGCAGACCTAATGTTTGCTgtatgttattgttttattaacttgttagctgagtgagtaaatattttatagtaattatagaaatattttttcactaattTAACTGAATGGATGAACATTAATTTAAGTAGGTTATAGAAACAAAGTGCATTCACATAATCAGCAGTCAGATAGGATGTACTATGCTGGGAGTGCATGTGCTACTTTGTACAGAAAAAGGTGCTGATGAGTCCTACCACGTCAGCTAAGATGCAATTCTCAGCTGTTGTCATGACACATATCACCTTATTCCTTCTCATAACGAACACAtaaggggaggtgaaatttGTTTAAGTTACTAAAGTGGTCCTTGTGGCTTTATTAAGATgcagagaatttcatctccaacaattTTCTGACATACTTTGCTCACCTTCAGCTGAACTTGAACGTTCCTCAACTGTTTCTGGGCCTCTGCTGCTTGCCTGTTGGCATGGCTCAGCTGGATCTCCATCTCGTTGAGGTCTCCCTCCATTTTCTTCTTGACTCTCAGCGCGTCATTCCTGCTCCTCACTTCAACATCCAGGTTGCTTTGGATGATGTCGATGGTCCGCTGACTGTTTCTCTTCATTTGCTCGAGCTCTTCATCCTTCTCAGTTATCTTCTTGTCCACTTCACTCTTCACCTGGTTAAGCTCCAGCTGGACTCGCAGGATCTTGGACTCCTCATGTTCCAAGGAGGCCTGCATGGAGACAATAGTGGTCACAAGGAACAAAGATGGACAATGTTGTGGATAACGTCTGTTCACCTCAGCTTCCTCCAGAGACGTCTGGGCCTCCAATTTTTCCTGCTCAGCCTGCTTCTTGGATTTTTCCAACTCATggatgttttttcccatttctccCAGCTGCTCAGTGAGATCCAAAATCTCCTCTGGAATAAAAACACCAACGTTGCTTCGGCAACGTCCATGTATAAAAACTATGTACGACTCAGTGAAGGCCTTACGTTGTAGGTTCTTGTTTTCCCGCTTGAGCGTCTCCACTTGCTCCAAACATTCTTCAAACGCATTCTTCATCTTGAAGTTCTCGGTGCCCAAAGACCGCACTTCTTTGAGAGCTGACTCCAGCTCTACCTGACTCTCCTCGTACTTCTGCTTCCACTCAGCTAAAACCTGCAGGAAGATGATAGAAGACTTAAACCTAAACGTGACCATGATGATGTTAATCTCTGTGTAGCAaggtctaaaaaaacaaaaccttatCAAAATTTCTCTGCCTCTTGTCCAAAGTGGCGGCAGTGGCATTGGACCTCTCGACCTCCATCATCAGGTCCTCCACCTCTCCCTGCAGCCTTTGCTTTGTCTTTTCCAGAGACGAGCACTTGGAGTTGACGGCTTCCATGGCTTCTTCTGCTTCTTGCAGACGCAGTGCCAGCTTCTtcctgcaagaaaaaaaacacaccttgtTAAAAGCCACAAGGCCCCGCTCCCTTGATGaagcagtgtttctcacttgGCTTCCTCCAGCTCCTCGTTACGCTGGATGGCGTCCGTCTCGTATTTGGTCCTCCACTGGGCCACGTCGCTGTTGGCCTTGGAGAGGCAGCGATGAAGCTCAGCTTTGGCCTCCTGCTCCTCTTCGAACTGCTCCCTCAGCAGCTCACAGTCGTGTTGGCTGGACTGCAAGCCGTGGGCCAGCGCGCTCTTTGCCTTCAGGCAAATGGCAGGCATGGCATATCTTGTTTCTTCTGTCTCacgtgattattatttttttatttttttattttattttatgctcACCTTCACCATCTCCTCGTGAAGCCTTTTCAGCTCCTCAATCTGCTGAAGGAAGCCTTGCTTTCCCCGGGTGAACTGAGAGAGAAGAGCTTCCTTCTCCTCCAGGTGGCGAGACATTTCAACTGTAGTGCGAGTGGAAACCAACAATGACAACCATGTTCACTTGATACTGACATGCTCAGGTCTTGTTTACCGTTTTCTGTCTGCAGCCGAGTGTTTTGGCTAGAAAGGTCGTTTATGAGCCTCTGCTGCTCCTCCCCTTTGGCTTTGACCTCACTCAGTTGATCTTCAAGGGAACGGCACATTTTCTCTAAATTAATCTTAGAGGAAGAGGGTTTCCTGTTAGCATGACGCGGTCATCATCCTttaatgataaaacatgacACAGCGATTTAACCCAGCCTCACTTTGGCTTTGGCCACACTCTCCAAATTGCTGGACAGGTCATCCATCTCCAGCCTCAGCTCGCTCTTCTCTTTGTCCAGTTTCTGCCGGACCCTCTGGACGTTGTCCAGCTGATCCCCCAGCTCGGCCACACTGTCAGCATGCTTCTTGCGCAAGGCGGCGGACGTGGCCTCGTGCTGCAGTGAACGCTCCTCCAGCTCTCTACGCAGTTTGAGGAACTCTGCCTCCTGCTTCTTGTTCACCTCCACCTGAGCAGCAGTAGATGCTCCGGCCTCCTCCAGCCTCTCCGTGATGTCCTCCAGCTCTCGGGACAAATCTGACCTCTGCTTCTCGACTTTGGCTTGAGCGGCACGCTCAACCTCCATTTCCTCCTGCACATTCAAGTACTCACACTTAGTCTTTTCATTACATAAGTGCACACGAGTACTTACACTTCATCTTTCAATTGCATAAGTGCACATTttcgtacttacacttagtcttccatttgagacacagccttcCTCACTTTACAAGGTGTTGTCTTCTTGTCTGTGTTTCACCCGTTTAGGAAAAGAGTTAGTAGAAGTAGAAATGGATTCCAAGGTAACAGAGGCGGAGAACGTGTGGGTATGAAACACTTTTAGTCCTTCACCTTCTCATCTTCATGAAACAGTGCAAAGATGTTGAGCGTGTGAGAGTTGCTTGACGTTGAGACGTTTAAGCGTGTCATTCCTAGCTGCTAGAAGCTAACCAACCATCCACTCATGCAGGATCAAACTTGTCAGTCCACATCATTCCATGCAAGGAAGAACAATGTCACCTTTCTAAGTCTATCCTGCAGAAGATGGACCCAACCTGGACCACCACAGTTCTCCTGGTGCCCTGCGTGGTGGTTCTCACAGTCGGAATGTTCTACGTGTATACGCTGGTGCTGGGTCTGCTGTCCAAAAGCTCCGTACGCAACAAGGTGGTGCTGGTGAGCGACGCTTTGTCTGGCCTTGGCAAAGGTAACGCTGTTACATTTCGTTTTGTCTCCGTTTCCTGTGTTACGCTTTGTCCTCATGGGTTTTTGTTCTGTCCAAAGAATGTTCCAGTGTCTTCCACAAAGACGGCGCCAGGTTGATCCTGTGTGGGAAAAGCTGGGAGAAACTTCAGAAGCTTTCAGGCAACTTGGTGGACACCTCCGACCCCAGCGTGGTGAGGATGCTGGCATGTTCCGTGTTCTCTGCTGGGTGAAAATCACAGGTCTCCTGCCTGTCCTTGTCCCCAGACCTTCCCTCCTAAGCTGGTGCTGCTGGATTTTGGGGACATGGAGAACCTCCCCGAGGCCATGGCGGAGATCCTGGAGTGTTACGGCTGCTTGGACGTTGTCATTCTCAACAGCAGCATGAAGGTCAAAGCGCCTGCACACACTTTGTCTCTGGAGATGGACAAGCTGCTGATGGACAACAACTACTTTGGACCCGTCATGCTGGCTAAAGGTAACCATGGAAACATACACTGCATGAACGCTTCCTAGAGTCACATAATGTACGTGTGTTCCAGGTGTGCTTCCCTCCATGATGTCCCGGCGGTCCGGTCACCTGCTGGTGGTCAACAGCATTCAAGGAAAACTGGCCGTGCCCTTTCGCACCTCCTGTGAGTCCTCCCCAAGCTGCAGTGATCTTATTGGTATCCTGCCATGATCTTGTTGTGAGCTGGATGTGATTTTTGGTCCTGATGTGATCTTGCTGTGATCTTGATTCAATCTTGTGATCTCGATGTGATCTCGTTGTGACCCTGATGTGATCTTGTTGTTATCTCAATGTGATCTTATTGGGATCCTGATGTGATCTTGCCGTGATCTTGATTCAATCTTGTGATTTTGATGTGATCTTGTTGTGACCCTGATGTGATCTTGTTGTTATCTCAATGTGATCTTATTGGGATCCTGATGTGATCTTGATGTGATGTTGTTGTGATTTCATTGTGTTCTTGTTGTGATCCTGATGTGATGCTGTTGTGATTTCAATGCGCTTTTGTGATCTCGATGTTATCTTGTTGTgagcttgtgtgtttttttgtgatctCAATGTGATCTTGTTGTGACCCTGATGTGACCTTGTTGTGAGCTTGGTGTGATCAGTCTGTGATCTCGGTGTGATCCGGCTGTGATCTTGTTGTGATTCTGATGTGAGTTTGATGTGATATTGTAATCTCAATGTGATcttgttgtgatgttttttgtgaTCTCAATTTGATCTTGATGTGATCTGGCTGTGATTTTGTTGTGATCCTGATGTGATGTTGCGATCTAGATGTGATCTCACTGTGTTCTTGATATAGTATTGTTGTGATCATGTTGTGATATTGATGTGACTTTGTGTGATCTTATTGTGATCTGGCAGATGCCGCTTCCAAGCATGCCGTCCAAGCCTTTTTTGACTGCCTGCGTGCTGAGGTGGAGGAGTTCGGCATCTCTGTTAGCACCATAAATGTCACCTTCATCAGTGGACGTGCGTCTGAACAGCAGACAGCCTCGTCCAAGTCCTTCTGGTCATGTGAGtatcttgaaaaaaaacaaaaacaatacaggCACTAAGACTTGCTTTTCTCTTTCCTTGGACAGTTTTGTACACAAAAAAGCCGCTGGGCGTTTCTCCACATGAGGCAGCCAGCGAGGTGGCCAAGATTTTGAGCAACAAGAAGAAAGAGGTGCTGATTGCACCCTCGCTCCCAAAGGTGGCCATCTACGCCAGGTCCTTCTTCCCCAACGTCTTCTTTGCCGTAATGTCAGCGGGTGTGAAGGATGCAGACGGCAAAATGTAGAACTGCTTTATTCGGAAAATGAAGATGGAAATAGTTTTGCTCATTTCTATATGTCTACCTGTCTGAGGCTGATTGAactgaaattatgttttttgttttgtttattatcaGTGTGGCTGCTATACCAAATACCACCATTCTATAAATATAGTATATCAAATTATCATGTGTTTATATATAATAAGGGCATTTAAAATATGTGACTTACATTTAGGATATAAATAAACAGGAATTTTACCTGGATGTAATTTTACCTGGATGTAATTTTTACCTGTAATGTAATTTGTATAGCTTCATGTAAAGGTCATATCGTTGCAAACGGTTGGCGTCCTCTAgtggtgatttaaaaaaaaagtacatctcCTTGCCTGGCGGTGTGTGTTCTTCATCAAAATGGCACTTCAAATATTGTCCAGACTCTCAGAGTTAGTACCAGTGAGAGCGAAGTGTTATACGACGACCTTCCGGCTGAACTCCAGCGGCGGGCTCAAGGTGGAACACGACCGACAGAATCGGCGCTTCACCGTTTCTCCGAGAAGCGGGACAGGTAAGCCCCGATGGCGTGTTCGATGCTCCCTTGTGCGGCTAGCTCACCAACGCGAGCCCGGCGTCGAGCGGCGGCCTACTGGAGAAATTGTCAGTCACTATTCGGTTCAAACATAACAATATTTCACTTGACGAACTGTAACCTAATCAAAACACTGGAGTATCGTACATCAATTCATGTAAGTAAATATCAATGTCATAGTTTGAGTATtatcataaaaacacaatattttaaAACGTATTTTCCTAACCAATAAGTAAACAACTATTTGAGATGTCGGCTGAAAGCAGTTTTCGAAAACTGACgttattttctttgtcttttttgtcatttttcaatggTTAAAATAAGACTTGACCAAGATTTTAATTGTAGtttaaatgtatgaatttattgATTTCTTTATGCTTCCAACTGCCCAAAGGAGCCAAAGAGACAGCAACACTCCTCTACAAGTTCACAGCGCCAAACCAGGTGGAGCTCCTGTCCACCTTTGTCCCCGAGTCTTTCAGGGGTCAAGGTGTGGCCGCTCTGCTGTCAAAGGTCAGACTACTCGCAGTGTGTTTGCCATGTCAGTGCAGGCATGGGTCAGCTTGTGTTGGCTCATGTAGACTCAACAAGGCTTGCGTTAGCTCAGGTAGGCTCGTGTAGGCTGATGTACACTCATGCTCTGGTTGTTTTCAGGCTGCCTTTGACTTCCTGCTTGAGGAGAAGCTGAAGGCTCGAGTGTCCTGCTGGTACATAAAGAAATACATTGAGGCAAACCCTCGTCAGGATTACAAAGATGTTGTCATCAGCTGACACCATGCTCAGGTTTATCCTGGCTGAAGCCACCTCAGTCtacacacacattgtgcacatttgctgttcatcaacacacacacacacacacacacgcacagcacAGACAATATGCTGAATATTGCTGAATAATGACTGATGGATTTAATTTGCACAATCAAATCAAGGTGTTGTAAGGACATGTGTAATACAGAATATGAGCAGAGAAACATGTCAAGTGAGTTTTGTATTTGTTGCCTTTTTGCaatgcttctctttttctcacaaAAAAGTCTGTCAGTttaaaaagcaataaacttatGAATTGATGATAATCACATTCATGCTAAGCATGCTTATCTGCTTTTGGTAAACGCAAGTTGACGTCGTTAGTGGCCTCACATGAAGATGGAATATTTACACCTTTGCTCCAATGCTTGGTTCAAATGACAAATGCGTCTTGTTGGAGGACGAGGAttctttaaaggggacctattatgcttttacTCTTTTCTGACTTACAgtttttacaatgttgtattctcatgttaaacgatgccaatgcgtcagataatgaggtttgctcgtttggaagtgagccctgaaagcagttttggacggctctgcgcGCTGtttacaaagtttttttttaaacaccaagTTCCATTGATGTCAATGCAACCTGGAATTCCTTATATTGGTATGACTGATCTAGTGTAATGTATACTATGTGCTGGATAAAGATGTCCATGAGGCAGATGTTTTTgaatttagactttattttatTAGGGTAACATTACGAATCAAAAGAAGTACATTTAAAGTCACCGTGTGTGGAATTGTAGCATTTGTTACATGATTCCTGTCAGCTGACGTGAAGTCCCTTCCTGATTCGCTGTCGCCGCTGTGCGGCACAATGAAATCCCAGCCGGTGCAAACAATCATTGGCTCCTGATGTGGTTGGCGGCTGACGACGATGACTCAAGcggtacatttaaaataaaataaatacaaataaaataactgcgGTAAAATGCACACAACTTTCACAATTGCCACCCATTGTATTTTAAGCCACTATGTTGAGTAGGTTCTGTGGAAAAGTTACTTGCCATGAACTCCGTTGCGGAAATGTGCTTTCCCCCTGCCCCctcattttcttg
This genomic interval from Dunckerocampus dactyliophorus isolate RoL2022-P2 chromosome 18, RoL_Ddac_1.1, whole genome shotgun sequence contains the following:
- the LOC129170690 gene encoding protein NATD1-like, translating into MALQILSRLSELVPVRAKCYTTTFRLNSSGGLKVEHDRQNRRFTVSPRSGTGAKETATLLYKFTAPNQVELLSTFVPESFRGQGVAALLSKAAIDFLLEEKLKARVSCWYIKKYIEANPRQDYKDVVIS
- the LOC129170691 gene encoding myosin-7 translates to MNTSCLQVRELENELEAEQRRGSDTVKGSRKLERKIKELTYQSDEDKKTAMRLQELVDKLQLKVKAYKRQAEEAEEQANIHLTKLRKVQHELEEAEERADIAESQVNKMKVRSRDMAKNKDSGE
- the LOC129170684 gene encoding dehydrogenase/reductase SDR family member 7C-B-like isoform X1, which translates into the protein MYSCNTFPLFSSSGQSLVHPRFKFLELLLSTLHGEALCLIQTLLHVLDGGLQVLLHSLQKMDPTWTTTVLLVPCVVVLTVGMFYVYTLVLGLLSKSSVRNKVVLVSDALSGLGKECSSVFHKDGARLILCGKSWEKLQKLSGNLVDTSDPSVTFPPKLVLLDFGDMENLPEAMAEILECYGCLDVVILNSSMKVKAPAHTLSLEMDKLLMDNNYFGPVMLAKGVLPSMMSRRSGHLLVVNSIQGKLAVPFRTSYAASKHAVQAFFDCLRAEVEEFGISVSTINVTFISGRASEQQTASSKSFWSFLYTKKPLGVSPHEAASEVAKILSNKKKEVLIAPSLPKVAIYARSFFPNVFFAVMSAGVKDADGKM
- the LOC129170684 gene encoding dehydrogenase/reductase SDR family member 7C-B-like isoform X2; the protein is MDSKVTEAENVWKMDPTWTTTVLLVPCVVVLTVGMFYVYTLVLGLLSKSSVRNKVVLVSDALSGLGKECSSVFHKDGARLILCGKSWEKLQKLSGNLVDTSDPSVTFPPKLVLLDFGDMENLPEAMAEILECYGCLDVVILNSSMKVKAPAHTLSLEMDKLLMDNNYFGPVMLAKGVLPSMMSRRSGHLLVVNSIQGKLAVPFRTSYAASKHAVQAFFDCLRAEVEEFGISVSTINVTFISGRASEQQTASSKSFWSFLYTKKPLGVSPHEAASEVAKILSNKKKEVLIAPSLPKVAIYARSFFPNVFFAVMSAGVKDADGKM
- the LOC129170689 gene encoding protein NATD1-like encodes the protein MALQILSRLSELVPVRAKCYTTTFRLNSSGGLKVEHDRQNRRFTVSPRSGTGAKETATLLYKFTAPNQVELLSTFVPESFRGQGVAALLSKAAFDFLLEEKLKARVSCWYIKKYIEANPRQDYKDVVIS